One region of Triticum aestivum cultivar Chinese Spring chromosome 6B, IWGSC CS RefSeq v2.1, whole genome shotgun sequence genomic DNA includes:
- the LOC123135452 gene encoding sucrose:sucrose 1-fructosyltransferase, with protein MSMETRDRGSMPALVPCSYAQLPLDDGEAQAGRARPGRTGPVCAAMLLTLAAVLLAVAALAGVRLASELPASGIVMSGHRTEVDAVPTSTSSRGPESGVSEKTSGAGAHGGMLGVDAGGNEFPWSNAMLQWQRTGFHFQPEKNWMNDPNGPVYYKGWYHLFYQYNPDGAIWGNKIAWGHAASRDLLRWRHLPVAMSPNQWYDINGVWSGSATVLPDGRIVMLYTGSTNASVQVQCLAFPTDPSDPLLTNWTKYENNPVMYPPPGVGEKDFRDPTTAWFDGSNDTWRLVIGSKDDRHAGMVMTYKTKDFIDYELVPGLLHRVPGTGMWECIDLYPVGGASGIDMTDAVAVASTNGGDDVLHVMKESSDDDRHDYYALGRYDAAKNMWTPLDTDADVGVGLRYDWGKFYASKTFYDPAKKRRVLWGWVGETDSERADVAKGWASLQSIPRTVVLDTKTGSNLLQWPVEELETLRTNSTNLQGITVDHGSVFPLSLHRATQLDIEASFRIDPLDVAAANEADIGYNCSTSGGAAGRGALGPFGLLVLADAKHHGGDAERTAVYFYVARGLDGSLRTHFCHDEMRSSRANDIVKRVVGNTVPVLNSEDLSVRILVDHSIIESFAMGGRSTVTSRVYPTEAIYANAGVYLFNNATGVRVTATSLIIHEMDSSYNQAYMASM; from the exons ATGTCAATGGAGACCAGAGACCGCGGCTCGATGCCGGCGCTGGTGCCGTGCTCCTACGCGCAGCTGCcgctggacgatggcgaggcccaggCCGGGCGCGCGCGCCCAGGCCGGACCGGGCCGGTGTGCGCCGCAATGCTCCTGACCTTGGCCGCGGTGCTCCTTGCTGTCGCCGCGCTCGCCGGGGTCAGGCTCGCCAGCGAGCTGCCCGCCTCTGGCATtgttatgtccggccaccggaccgAGGTCGACGCGGTACCTACGAGCACCAGCAGCCGGGGCCCTGAGTCAGGTGTCTCCGAGAAGACGTCCGGCGCCGGCGCCCATGGCGGCATGCTTGGGGTGGACGCCGGCGGCAACGAGTTCCCGTGGAGCAATGCCATGCTCCAGTGGCAGCGAACCGGCTTCCATTTCCAGCCCGAGAAGAACTGGATGAACGACCCCAATG GTCCCGTGTACTATAAGGGATGGTACCACCTCTTCTACCAGTACAACCCGGACGGCGCAATTTGGGGAAACAAAATCGCATGGGGTCACGCGGCCTCCCGTGACTTGCTCCGATGGCGGCACCTTCCCGTCGCCATGTCCCCCAACCAGTGGTACGACATCAATGGCGTCTGGTCGGGCTCTGCCACCGTCCTCCCAGACGGCCGCATCGTCATGCTCTACACCGGCTCCACCAACGCCTCCGTCCAGGTCCAATGCCTTGCCTTCCCTACCGACCCCTCCGATCCCTTACTAACCAACTGGACCAAGTATGAGAACAATCCGGTGATGTACCCGCCGCCGGGCGTCGGGGAGAAGGACTTCCGGGACCCGACCACTGCGTGGTTCGACGGTTCCAATGACACATGGCGGCTTGTTATCGGCTCCAAGGATGACCGCCATGCTGGCATGGTGATGACCTACAAGACCAAGGATTTCATCGACTATGAGCTTGTCCCGGGGTTGCTTCACCGTGTACCGGGGACGGGGATGTGGGAGTGCATCGACTTATACCCGGTCGGCGGTGCAAGCGGCATCGATATGACGGACGCGGTGGCGGTCGCGTCCACGAATGGAGGCGACGATGTTTTGCACGTGATGAAGGAGAGCTCGGATGATGACAGGCACGACTACTACGCGCTGGGGCGATACGACGCGGCAAAGAACATGTGGACCCCATTGGACACCGACGCCGATGTTGGCGTTGGGCTGAGGTATGATTGGGGAAAGTTCTATGCGTCTAAGACGTTCTACGATCCGGCGAAGAAGCGGCGGGTGCTATGGGGGTGGGTCGGCGAGACCGACTCTGAGCGCGCCGACGTAGCCAAGGGATGGGCGTCCCTCCAG TCGATCCCTCGCACGGTGGTGCTGGACACCAAGACAGGAAGCAACCTCCTGCAGTGGCCAGTGGAGGAGCTGGAGACGCTCCGGACCAACTCCACCAACCTACAGGGCATCACCGTCGACCACGGCTCTGTCTTCCCGCTCAGCCTCCATCGCGCAACTCAACTTGACATTGAGGCCTCATTCCGCATCGACCCGTTAGATGTCGCCGCAGCCAACGAGGCCGACATCGGCTATAATTGTAGCACCAGTGGCGGGGCGGCTGGCCGAGGCGCCCTCGGACCCTTCGGCCTCCTGGTGCTCGCCGACGCCAAGCACCATGGTGGGGATGCAGAGCGGACCGCCGTCTATTTTTATGTAGCGAGGGGCCTTGATGGCAGCCTGCGCACACACTTCTGCCATGACGAGATGCGCTCTTCTCGCGCCAATGACATTGTCAAGAGGGTCGTTGGCAACACTGTGCCGGTGCTCAACAGCGAGGACCTGTCAGTGAGGATTCTGGTGGACCACTCCATCATAGAGAGCTTTGCCATGGGCGGGAGGTCCACGGTGACGTCGCGGGTATACCCGACCGAGGCCATCTATGCCAACGCTGGGGTGTACCTCTTCAACAACGCCACCGGGGTCCGGGTCACCGCAACCAGCCTCATCATCCACGAGATGGACTCCTCCTACAACCAGGCCTACATGGCCTCAATGTAA
- the LOC123135453 gene encoding sucrose:sucrose 1-fructosyltransferase translates to METGDHGSVPCSYAQLLDDAEADRTRPGRTGPLCAAILLTSAAVLLAVAALAGVRLAGQLSAAGVIMSGHPSTVDAAPMSASSRGPESAVSEKTSGTATHGGMLGAEAGGNAFPWSNAMLQWQRTGFHFQPEKNWMNDPNGPVYYKGWYHLFYQYNPDGAIWGNKIAWGHAASRDLLRWRHLPVAMSPDQWYDINGVWSGSATVLPDGRIVMLYTGSTNASVQVQCLAFPTDPSDPLLINWTKYENNPVMYPPPGVGEKDFRDPTTAWFDGSDDTWRLVIGSKDDRHAGMVMTYKTKDFIDYELVPGLLHRVPGTGMWECIDLYPVEGVRGIDMTDAVAAVSTNGADDVLHVMKESSDDDRHDYYALGRYNAAKNTWTPLDVDADLGIGLRYDWGKFYASKTFYDPAKKRRVLWGWVGETDSERADVAKGWASLQSTPRTVVLDTKTGSNLLQWPVEEVETLRTNSTNLGGVTIDHGSVFPLSLHRATQLDIEATFRLDPLDIAVANEADVGYNCSTSGGAAGRGMLGPFGLLVLADARRHGGDAERTAVYFYVARGLDGGLHTHFCHDETHSSRANDIVKRVVGHTVPVLDGEELSVRVLVDHSIVESFAMGGRLTATSRVYPTEAIYANAGVYLFNNATGARVTTTRLVVHEMDSSYNQAYMASL, encoded by the exons CATGGCTCGGTGCCATGCTCCTATGCCCAGCTGCTGGACGATGCGGAGGCCGATCGCACGCGCCCAGGCCGAACCGGGCCACTGTGCGCCGCTATTCTCCTGACTTCGGCGGCGGTGCTCCTCGCTGTTGCCGCGCTCGCCGGCGTCAGGCTCGCGGGCCAGCTGTCGGCCGCCGGCGTCATCATGTCCGGCCACCCGAGCACGGTCGACGCGGCGCCGATGAGCGCCAGCAGCCGGGGGCCTGAGTCTGCCGTCTCAGAAAAGACGTCCGGAACCGCCACGCACGGCGGCATGCTGGGCGCGGAGGCCGGCGGCAACGCGTTCCCGTGGAGCAATGCCATGCTCCAGTGGCAGCGCACCGGATTCCACTTCCAGCCCGAGAAGAACTGGATGAACGACCCCAACG GTCCGGTGTACTACAAGGGGTGGTACCATCTCTTCTACCAGTACAACCCGGACGGCGCTATTTGGGGCAACAAGATAGCATGGGGCCACGCCGCGTCCCGCGACCTCCTCCGCTGGCGCCACCTCCCAGTTGCCATGTCTCCGGACCAATGGTATGACATCAATGGCGTCTGGTCAGGTTCTGCCACCGTCCTCCCCGACGGCCGCATCGTCATGCTCTACACCGGATCCACCAATGCCTCCGTCCAGGTCCAGTGCCTCGCCTTTCCGACTGATCCCTCCGACCCATTGCTAATCAACTGGACCAAGTATGAGAACAACCCAGTGATGTACCCGCCACCCGGTGTCGGGGAGAAGGACTTCAGGGACCCGACCACTGCATGGTTTGACGGCTCTGATGACACATGGCGGCTCGTCATTGGATCCAAGGATGACCGCCATGCCGGCATGGTCATGACCTACAAGACCAAGGATTTCATCGACTATGAGCTTGTCCCCGGATTGCTTCACCGGGTGCCGGGGACGGGGATGTGGGAGTGCATCGACCTATACCCGGTCGAAGGCGTGAGGGGCATTGACATGACGGACGCGGTGGCGGCAGTGTCCACCAATGGCGCTGACGATGTGTTGCACGTGATGAAGGAGAGCTCTGACGATGACCGACACGACTACTACGCGTTGGGGAGGTATAACGCGGCGAAGAACACATGGACACCGCTGGACGTCGACGCCGATCTCGGCATCGGGCTAAGGTACGACTGGGGGAAGTTCTACGCGTCCAAGACGTTCTACGATCCGGCAAAGAAGCGGCGCGTGCTATGGGGGTGGGTTGGTGAAACCGACTCCGAGCGCGCCGACGTCGCCAAGGGATGGGCCTCGCTCCAG TCGACCCCTCGCACGGTGGTGCTGGACACTAAGACGGGAAGCAACCTCCTtcagtggccggtggaggaggtggagacGCTCCGGACCAACTCCACTAACCTTGGCGGCGTCACCATTGACCACGGCTCCGTCTTTCCACTCAGCCTTCATCGCGCCACCCAGCTAGACATCGAGGCCACATTCCGCCTCGACCCGCTAGACATTGCCGTCGCCAATGAGGCTGATGTGGGCTACAATTGCAGCACAAGCGGTGGTGCCGCAGGGCGGGGCATGCTCGGCCCCTTTGGCCTCCTTGTGCTTGCCGACGCCAGGCGCCATGGAGGTGACGCAGAGCGTACTGCCGTCTACTTCTATGTGGCCAGGGGCCTCGACGGCGGCTTGCACACACACTTCTGCCATGATGAGACACACTCATCTCGTGCCAACGACATTGTCAAGAGGGTCGTAGGCCATACCGTGCCGGTGCTCGATGGCGAGGAGCTGTCAGTGAGGGTGCTTGTGGATCATTCGATCGTTGAGAGCTTTGCGATGGGTGGGAGGTTGACGGCAACATCACGAGTGTACCCAACGGAGGCCATCTACGCCAACGCCGGGGTGTACCTCTTCAACAATGCCACCGGCGCCCGGGTCACCACCACCAGGCTCGTCGTCCACGAGATGGACTCTTCCTACAACCAAGCCTACATGGCCTCATTGtaa